A genomic region of Synechococcus sp. NOUM97013 contains the following coding sequences:
- a CDS encoding SDR family NAD(P)-dependent oxidoreductase, with protein MPQLSSAGWQGRALVVGGGGIGRAVRQHLAERCPDLDVSLATRCPATHDEWLLDLESDDSLAALTERLCDASQPLRLLFNATGRLHGPSIQPEKRLKQVQSAALIESFRINAAAPLLLAKAVEPALDRSQPFHFASLSARVGSIGDNRSGGWYAYRSAKAAQNMMLRCLSLEWARRFPLATVTLLHPGTTDTNLSKPFQSFVPKEQLFTPERAAGHLIDVLLAQAPEHTGRFLAWDGQVIPW; from the coding sequence ATGCCTCAACTGAGCTCAGCTGGCTGGCAAGGACGCGCACTCGTTGTGGGTGGTGGGGGGATCGGACGTGCTGTTCGTCAGCATTTGGCAGAGCGGTGTCCCGATCTCGATGTGTCCCTGGCCACGCGCTGCCCAGCGACCCATGACGAGTGGCTTCTCGATCTGGAGTCCGATGACAGCCTCGCAGCGCTCACGGAACGTCTCTGTGACGCCTCACAGCCTTTACGTTTGCTGTTCAACGCCACGGGTCGTTTGCATGGCCCCTCGATCCAACCTGAAAAACGGTTGAAGCAGGTTCAGTCGGCCGCGTTGATCGAGTCGTTCCGGATCAACGCAGCAGCTCCGCTTCTGCTTGCGAAAGCTGTTGAGCCGGCTCTGGATCGAAGCCAACCCTTCCATTTCGCAAGCCTGAGTGCTCGTGTCGGGAGCATCGGCGACAACCGTAGTGGTGGTTGGTACGCCTACCGCAGCGCAAAGGCTGCACAGAACATGATGCTTCGTTGCCTGAGTTTGGAATGGGCACGACGGTTTCCTTTGGCAACTGTGACGCTGCTGCATCCCGGAACCACCGACACCAACTTGTCCAAACCGTTTCAAAGCTTTGTGCCCAAGGAGCAGCTGTTCACTCCTGAACGCGCTGCCGGTCATCTGATTGATGTGCTGCTCGCGCAGGCTCCTGAGCACACCGGCCGGTTTCTGGCCTGGGACGGTCAGGTCATCCCCTGGTAA
- a CDS encoding DUF4090 family protein, which yields MDLSGPDAIDKAIAAGIDLDGSALPAEMLMLYREVMDLEGQRKRSGVRKSMRNRVVRTGAKHFDQDTLNGRLIAAGWEGLKDKEISFFYG from the coding sequence ATGGATCTGAGTGGGCCTGACGCCATCGACAAGGCCATTGCTGCCGGCATCGATCTCGACGGTTCTGCGCTGCCCGCAGAGATGCTGATGCTTTACCGGGAGGTGATGGATCTCGAGGGCCAGCGCAAACGCAGCGGTGTGCGCAAATCGATGCGCAATCGCGTGGTTCGCACAGGCGCGAAGCATTTCGATCAGGACACCCTGAATGGGCGACTGATCGCTGCAGGCTGGGAGGGTCTGAAAGACAAGGAAATCAGCTTCTTCTACGGCTGA
- a CDS encoding DUF3370 family protein: MRPAYAYVPLMAGQSARALNGNFNNIPVLHSNQPEIVKGPGILVNTAPGSGIASENNQPLNNATFTFNGAFGVHMHHKYYPQDSSKLGGRRDRGLLTVAAIAINPGSKPVTLTFTEGSVKNSFEAPYHPNKLMGVKPLGPRPWNTGPGDATAVQILRGELDRKLSKEIVIPPNSRKVIVSTVLPARGIMNGLLRGTSNGPFHMAVVAAEETQQEHELIAVLDRGRLAPGRIYLNRIREIETGKVFSRVAGVALGDQYEAVIQHDLGQGPLHVPLTSTRKHHFGTRDIQVNQLSTRMIDSAVNNVGTYGVRFDVEMNLSGDGAHELVLSHPVATGRSPFTAFRGSIGIQTDEGYKEVHVGMRSGQSLSISDLNLKKGSINPVKVSLVYPADATPGHLLSVVPVTQLAMLRQREQMLEAARKAESEAKTRTVTPQQAPPAVNLRVEPTTTPAPQAEPATQPVQPPMIVSPRAGGSSLMPPAMIMPQRVNTSLEQRYREAIRAQQEWLRRLQGQ; this comes from the coding sequence ATGCGTCCGGCGTATGCCTACGTGCCTCTGATGGCGGGTCAAAGCGCGAGAGCGCTCAATGGAAACTTCAACAACATTCCCGTTCTGCACTCCAATCAGCCGGAGATTGTGAAGGGACCGGGAATCCTGGTGAACACCGCACCAGGCAGCGGAATCGCATCCGAAAATAACCAGCCTCTCAACAATGCAACGTTCACCTTCAACGGTGCATTTGGTGTGCATATGCACCATAAATACTATCCTCAAGATTCAAGCAAACTGGGTGGAAGAAGAGATCGTGGCCTGCTGACGGTTGCTGCAATCGCGATTAATCCAGGATCAAAACCAGTCACCCTGACGTTCACAGAAGGTTCTGTAAAGAACAGCTTTGAGGCTCCTTATCACCCCAACAAATTGATGGGTGTCAAACCCTTAGGCCCCAGGCCTTGGAATACTGGCCCTGGAGATGCAACAGCCGTTCAGATTCTGCGAGGTGAGCTTGACCGCAAGCTGTCCAAAGAGATTGTCATTCCACCCAATAGCCGTAAAGTCATTGTCAGCACGGTTCTCCCAGCCAGGGGAATCATGAATGGATTGCTGCGTGGAACGAGCAATGGTCCTTTCCATATGGCTGTTGTAGCTGCTGAAGAAACGCAACAGGAACATGAACTTATCGCCGTTCTCGATCGAGGTCGATTAGCTCCAGGCCGAATCTATTTGAATCGCATACGAGAAATCGAAACAGGAAAAGTGTTCTCGCGAGTGGCAGGTGTTGCACTCGGTGATCAATATGAAGCAGTCATCCAACATGATCTAGGACAAGGACCGTTGCATGTGCCTTTAACCAGCACACGCAAACATCATTTCGGGACACGAGATATCCAGGTGAATCAACTCAGCACACGGATGATTGATTCAGCAGTCAATAATGTTGGTACTTATGGAGTGAGATTTGATGTAGAAATGAATCTTTCTGGAGATGGTGCCCATGAGTTGGTGCTCAGTCATCCAGTTGCCACAGGACGCTCACCCTTCACAGCATTCCGTGGGTCCATCGGTATCCAAACGGATGAGGGATACAAGGAGGTTCATGTCGGGATGCGTTCGGGACAAAGCCTCTCAATTTCTGATCTAAATCTCAAAAAAGGGTCGATTAATCCTGTCAAAGTCAGTCTTGTGTATCCAGCAGATGCCACGCCGGGACATTTGCTCAGTGTTGTGCCCGTGACGCAACTGGCGATGCTTCGTCAACGCGAACAGATGCTGGAGGCAGCGCGCAAGGCTGAAAGCGAAGCCAAGACCCGAACGGTGACTCCCCAGCAGGCACCTCCAGCGGTCAATCTGCGTGTTGAGCCAACCACCACGCCAGCACCACAGGCCGAACCCGCCACACAACCGGTGCAGCCCCCAATGATCGTGTCACCGCGAGCCGGAGGCTCATCATTGATGCCACCGGCAATGATCATGCCCCAGAGGGTGAACACTTCGTTGGAGCAGCGATACCGTGAAGCCATCCGCGCTCAGCAGGAGTGGCTGCGTCGCCTGCAGGGCCAATGA
- a CDS encoding sigma-70 family RNA polymerase sigma factor produces the protein MDTMNKSRNARVEQHLSIVDPVARYYSANSGQDQEDLRQVGLLGLLRAAERFEPNRSVPFAAFAKPHIRGAILHYLRDGAALVRIPRRDQAVESDESALMNAAKQRRSLITNDLDHLQSMEPVGTEHEQLEHSMEVMTALADLDRPERQAVTHVILKGQSLRQAGRCIGVSAMTVQRRLKRGLNSLRHELRTQPWPG, from the coding sequence ATGGACACAATGAACAAAAGCCGCAACGCCAGGGTTGAACAACACCTGAGCATCGTTGACCCCGTTGCGAGGTATTACTCCGCGAACAGCGGACAGGATCAGGAGGACCTCAGACAAGTGGGCTTACTCGGTCTTCTGCGAGCTGCGGAACGCTTTGAACCCAACAGGTCGGTGCCGTTTGCAGCATTTGCAAAACCCCACATTCGAGGAGCAATCCTGCACTACCTCAGAGATGGTGCGGCCCTGGTGCGCATTCCCCGTCGGGATCAGGCAGTTGAGTCAGATGAATCCGCCTTAATGAACGCGGCAAAGCAACGCCGATCGTTGATCACCAATGACCTGGATCATCTGCAGTCAATGGAACCCGTGGGAACAGAGCACGAGCAGCTTGAACACAGCATGGAAGTAATGACTGCCCTTGCCGACCTGGACAGGCCGGAACGTCAGGCAGTCACTCATGTGATTCTGAAAGGGCAGAGTCTCAGACAAGCCGGACGCTGCATCGGTGTGAGCGCCATGACGGTTCAGCGGCGACTGAAAAGGGGTCTCAACAGCTTGAGACACGAGCTCAGAACTCAACCCTGGCCAGGTTGA
- a CDS encoding ATP adenylyltransferase, producing MADQIYWKKALERSEQALRQQALVPLSTSRVEIQGPNADQFELRELNDRLPKHHRSEGPKINPFRPWDPELAIDNVGNDHVLILNKYPVQTGHMLLITREWASQVDWLTLKDWRALVSVDNDSTGLWFLNSGPLAGASQPHRHLQLLPRESDARSCPRVEWFERLLDARSAKRDLNNDPLTRSCMIARRPSCMDPHDEARELHALYRHLANALRLGNKESCELPQAPYNLLLTRSWMALIRRRCEQANGFSINALGFAGYLLATEQSDQNWIQHNGAEALLRQVVPALGDPTDDIQV from the coding sequence ATGGCTGATCAGATCTACTGGAAAAAAGCCTTGGAGCGATCGGAACAGGCTCTGAGGCAGCAAGCCTTGGTGCCACTGAGCACCTCAAGAGTCGAGATCCAGGGACCCAACGCAGACCAATTTGAACTGCGGGAGTTGAACGATCGATTGCCCAAACATCACCGCAGCGAAGGTCCCAAGATCAATCCATTTCGCCCCTGGGATCCCGAGCTGGCGATTGACAACGTTGGCAACGATCACGTTCTGATCCTCAACAAATATCCCGTCCAAACAGGGCACATGCTCTTGATCACGCGGGAGTGGGCTTCCCAGGTGGACTGGCTCACGCTCAAGGACTGGCGGGCTCTGGTCAGCGTGGACAACGACAGCACAGGCCTTTGGTTTCTGAACAGCGGACCCTTGGCTGGCGCGAGTCAACCGCATCGGCACCTTCAATTGCTGCCTAGAGAGTCCGATGCACGCAGTTGTCCACGTGTCGAATGGTTCGAGCGACTGCTTGATGCCAGGTCAGCCAAGCGGGACCTGAACAATGACCCACTCACACGCAGCTGCATGATCGCCAGGCGACCAAGCTGCATGGATCCACATGACGAAGCCCGGGAACTGCACGCGCTGTATCGCCACCTGGCCAATGCATTGAGGTTGGGGAACAAAGAGTCCTGTGAGCTCCCACAGGCGCCCTACAACCTCTTACTGACGCGATCCTGGATGGCTTTGATCCGGCGGCGATGCGAACAGGCCAACGGATTCAGCATCAATGCTCTCGGATTTGCGGGGTATCTCTTGGCCACCGAACAATCCGATCAGAACTGGATCCAGCACAACGGTGCCGAAGCACTGCTCCGTCAGGTTGTCCCAGCTCTTGGTGATCCCACCGATGACATTCAGGTGTGA
- a CDS encoding DUF2237 family protein, giving the protein MSSESSAQNADQNSDLNVLGSPLELCSCEPMTGWFRDGFCRSDVADLGQHSVCCVMTESFLSYSKAQGNDLSTPVPAFSFPGLRPGDHWCVCAPRWKQAHDDGMAPPVRLEATAFSATDVIPLELLKACAYQGMT; this is encoded by the coding sequence ATGAGCTCCGAGTCATCTGCCCAGAATGCTGACCAGAACAGCGATCTGAACGTTCTTGGCTCCCCTCTCGAGCTCTGCAGCTGTGAACCGATGACCGGATGGTTCCGCGATGGCTTCTGTCGCTCAGATGTTGCAGATCTCGGACAACACAGCGTCTGCTGTGTGATGACCGAAAGCTTTCTCAGCTACAGCAAAGCCCAGGGCAACGATCTCAGTACGCCGGTGCCGGCCTTTTCATTCCCAGGGCTTCGACCCGGCGATCACTGGTGCGTCTGCGCTCCACGTTGGAAACAGGCCCACGACGATGGGATGGCCCCACCCGTGAGGCTTGAAGCCACAGCGTTCAGTGCAACGGATGTGATTCCTCTGGAGTTGTTGAAAGCCTGCGCTTACCAGGGGATGACCTGA
- a CDS encoding ribbon-helix-helix protein, CopG family yields the protein MSGKRISLELPEELVDQIDCLRKDWKIRSRGECLRRLLEEIFQPDDEDQVLSAAETEHLAPPERKENRDTSLGDNTTAASPIGSAEAQPIHPQYDEDRAIVLVGSNGAIDPVTANDSNWSEPNLNDPPKRSSVASGGIDLPGFVRKRSSAIRESLSTPPQASTEIPVVPVVRESELQQWFEVALNHWINLYGSAPGATVMEAVMLWMARDIWPHIDGSEGRTFTWSQVNHSMQQYCPEWMVPSPRFEQVIVAAAVLEDPFASGSVPDRIPTLIRRFVSRFKRSRKVTSFETLESTMTLHGALKQLDLPTQAGQSLTLRSIRDAYKRKAIEVHPDSGGSTEAMRRLNEAYQMLKELYRQKEASN from the coding sequence ATGAGCGGCAAACGCATCAGCCTGGAATTGCCGGAAGAGCTTGTCGATCAGATCGACTGCCTTCGCAAGGATTGGAAAATTCGATCCAGAGGTGAGTGCTTACGCCGCCTTCTCGAAGAGATTTTTCAGCCGGACGATGAAGACCAGGTGCTTTCAGCTGCCGAGACTGAGCATCTGGCACCGCCCGAGAGGAAGGAGAACAGGGACACTTCCCTTGGTGACAACACAACAGCAGCATCACCGATTGGTTCTGCAGAAGCACAACCCATTCATCCTCAATATGACGAAGACCGAGCGATTGTGCTGGTGGGGTCCAACGGCGCCATTGACCCCGTAACAGCAAACGATTCCAACTGGTCAGAGCCCAATCTCAATGATCCTCCTAAGCGTTCATCGGTCGCTAGCGGTGGCATTGATCTTCCCGGTTTTGTGCGCAAGCGCAGCAGTGCCATTCGCGAGAGTCTCAGCACTCCCCCTCAAGCCAGCACAGAAATTCCTGTTGTACCGGTGGTCCGCGAATCAGAACTGCAGCAATGGTTTGAGGTGGCCCTGAATCACTGGATCAATCTCTATGGCTCAGCCCCAGGAGCCACCGTGATGGAAGCGGTGATGCTTTGGATGGCCCGTGACATCTGGCCTCATATCGATGGCAGCGAAGGACGAACCTTCACTTGGAGTCAGGTGAATCACTCCATGCAGCAGTACTGCCCCGAATGGATGGTTCCATCGCCACGATTCGAACAGGTGATCGTGGCCGCAGCTGTCTTGGAAGATCCGTTCGCAAGCGGATCCGTCCCCGATCGAATCCCAACGCTCATTCGTCGCTTTGTGAGTCGTTTCAAACGGAGTCGCAAAGTGACCTCATTCGAGACGCTGGAGTCGACGATGACCCTGCATGGAGCCTTGAAGCAACTGGATCTACCAACCCAGGCAGGTCAATCGCTCACGCTTCGCTCCATTCGCGATGCGTACAAACGCAAAGCAATCGAGGTGCATCCTGACTCAGGTGGTTCCACCGAAGCGATGCGTCGATTGAACGAGGCGTACCAGATGCTGAAGGAGCTTTACAGACAAAAAGAAGCATCCAATTAA
- a CDS encoding SpoIID/LytB domain-containing protein, which produces MRLLRPLLLTLIASVSTAATVASLTGGFSSSTTSETEALLSALLEGDHSASRFPQHSTDQAGEQEPNQATAVAPDDTTIDPLLRVALLSQQPIRVVQPQGLSTCSTMAGEPVAPASLKSLLTAVSRTRVRCGTPEGTVKVNGRTYQGIIHLFNRGQGWIAVNEINMERYVSSVVGAEMPSAWNEEALKAQAVAARSYGLVHLIRPASSDWNLGDTTRWQAYAGQASSTAQTRKATEATRGLVLSHQGGLVESLYAATQAIVDEAHSHLGASMSQHGAQKLAQQGLTYNQILDRYYNGATLARIRRDG; this is translated from the coding sequence ATGCGTCTTCTCCGACCACTGTTGCTAACGCTGATCGCGAGTGTGAGCACTGCGGCAACGGTCGCTTCGCTCACGGGAGGGTTCTCCAGTTCAACGACATCGGAGACCGAGGCGCTACTCAGTGCCCTGCTTGAAGGCGATCACAGCGCAAGTCGCTTTCCGCAACACTCCACCGATCAAGCGGGCGAACAAGAACCAAACCAGGCCACTGCAGTCGCGCCAGACGACACCACGATCGATCCACTCCTGCGGGTTGCTTTGCTGAGTCAGCAACCTATTCGTGTCGTTCAGCCACAGGGTCTATCCACCTGCAGCACGATGGCAGGAGAGCCGGTGGCACCAGCAAGTCTCAAAAGCCTGCTGACAGCAGTCTCAAGAACGCGAGTGCGCTGCGGAACACCTGAGGGAACCGTCAAAGTGAACGGGCGGACCTATCAGGGGATCATCCATCTGTTCAACCGGGGACAAGGCTGGATTGCAGTAAATGAGATCAACATGGAGCGCTATGTCTCCTCCGTGGTGGGTGCCGAAATGCCTAGTGCCTGGAATGAAGAGGCCCTGAAAGCGCAAGCCGTTGCTGCCCGCTCCTACGGCTTAGTGCATCTGATCCGTCCTGCCAGCTCGGATTGGAACCTTGGTGATACGACCCGTTGGCAGGCCTACGCAGGACAGGCCAGTTCAACCGCGCAGACACGCAAGGCCACAGAGGCCACCAGAGGGCTGGTGTTGAGTCATCAAGGTGGATTGGTGGAATCGCTGTATGCAGCCACGCAGGCCATCGTGGATGAAGCCCACAGTCATCTCGGAGCGAGCATGAGTCAGCACGGTGCACAGAAGCTGGCGCAACAGGGACTGACGTACAACCAAATTCTTGACAGGTATTACAACGGCGCGACGCTTGCGAGGATCCGTCGGGATGGCTGA
- the metH gene encoding methionine synthase — protein sequence MQAVQNNTITESSRFLTRLHDPSRPVLVFDGATGTSLQQLDLSADDFGGEALEGCNENLVITKPDAVQAVHRQFLDAGCDVIETDTFGAASVVLAEYGLEEHAYALNKRAAELARELADEYSTADKPRFVAGSMGPTTKLPTLGHIDFDTLRASFRDQAAGLLAGDVDLFIIETCQDVLQIKAALQGVEDAFEASGERRPLMVSVTMETTGTMLVGSDIAAVVSILEPFPIDVLGLNCATGPEQMKEHIKYLSEHSPFVVSCIPNAGLPENIGGVAHYRLTPIELKMQLMHFVQDLGVQVIGGCCGTTPAHIQSLSEISTELTPAHRDVRKHHLERQKFSYEPAASSIYGATPYLQDNSFLIIGERLNASGSKKVRELLNEEDWDGLVAVARGQVKENAHVLDVNVDYVGRDGEKDMHALVSRVVTNVNLPLMLDSTEWQKMEAGLKVAGGKCILNSTNYEDGDERFFKVLEIARRYGAGVVIGTIDEDGMARTAEKKVAIAKRAYRDAVEFGIPAREIFYDPLALPISTGIEEDRRNGIETIESIRRIRNELPGVHVVLGVSNVSFGLSPAARITLNSVFLHDCCEAGMDAAIVSPAKILPLIKIDEAHQQVCRDLINDARRFDGDVCSYDPLTELTKLFEGVSTKDARSSGPSLADLPVEERLKQHIIDGERIGLEDALTEGLGHYKPLQIVNTYLLDGMKVVGELFGSGQMQLPFVLQSAETMKAAVAFLEPHMEKSEGERSAKAKFLIATVKGDVHDIGKNLVDIILTNNGYEVINLGIKQDVGAIIAAQQEHQADCIAMSGLLVKSTAFMKDNLSAFNDAGINVPVILGGAALTPRFVNKDCSEVYDGKVIYGRDAFTDLRFMDAYVDAQQSDSWDNIQGFKNGTPDGISLGGETNGEDDSAASPSASSSETDQDEAAASEPFSSERSATVPEEVAVQPVFLGSKVLQGESEIPLEEVIAYLDRQALFAGQWQMRKAKGQSREAYEADLEAKAEPVLQQWLKRSVEEQLLHPAVAYGYFPCGRDGNEVVVFNPEGSRELGRFALPRQRSGNRYCIADFYRDLDNGRPTDVLPMQAVTMGEQASLFAQRLFEADSYSDYLYFHGLAVQMAEALAEWTHARIRRECGFADAQGMPLRDVLAQRYRGSRYSFGYPACPNVSDSRQQLLWLGAERIGLSMDESDQLHPEQSTTALVALHSTARYFSA from the coding sequence ATGCAGGCAGTCCAGAACAACACCATCACCGAGTCCTCCCGCTTCCTGACGCGACTTCACGACCCAAGTCGACCGGTGCTGGTGTTCGACGGAGCTACGGGCACCTCCCTGCAGCAGTTGGACCTCAGTGCCGATGATTTTGGTGGAGAAGCCCTGGAGGGTTGCAACGAAAATCTGGTGATCACCAAGCCTGATGCAGTGCAGGCGGTGCATCGACAGTTCCTCGATGCTGGCTGCGATGTGATCGAAACGGACACCTTTGGTGCAGCATCGGTAGTGCTGGCGGAGTACGGCCTCGAAGAGCACGCCTACGCCTTGAACAAGCGGGCCGCGGAACTGGCCCGGGAGTTGGCCGATGAATACAGCACGGCTGACAAACCGCGTTTCGTCGCAGGGTCCATGGGGCCGACGACCAAGCTGCCGACGCTGGGACACATCGATTTCGACACCCTGCGCGCGTCATTCCGCGATCAGGCCGCCGGACTGCTTGCTGGCGACGTAGATCTGTTCATCATTGAGACCTGTCAGGACGTTCTTCAGATCAAGGCGGCGCTGCAGGGCGTCGAGGATGCATTTGAAGCCAGTGGTGAACGTCGACCCCTGATGGTCTCTGTGACGATGGAAACCACCGGCACGATGCTGGTGGGTTCCGACATTGCAGCGGTTGTCTCCATCCTGGAACCGTTCCCGATTGACGTTCTCGGTCTGAACTGCGCCACGGGACCGGAGCAGATGAAGGAGCACATCAAATATCTGTCGGAACATTCACCCTTTGTGGTGAGTTGCATCCCCAATGCAGGACTGCCGGAAAACATCGGCGGGGTGGCGCACTACCGACTCACGCCGATCGAGCTGAAGATGCAGTTGATGCACTTCGTGCAAGATCTGGGCGTGCAGGTAATCGGTGGATGCTGTGGCACCACCCCTGCCCACATCCAATCGCTTTCAGAGATCTCCACCGAATTGACGCCGGCGCATAGAGATGTGAGAAAGCATCATCTTGAACGCCAAAAATTCAGCTACGAGCCAGCCGCATCCTCGATCTACGGTGCCACTCCTTATCTTCAGGACAATTCATTCCTGATCATTGGAGAACGGCTGAACGCCAGCGGATCGAAAAAAGTTCGTGAGTTGCTTAACGAAGAGGACTGGGACGGACTTGTGGCTGTCGCGCGAGGACAGGTCAAGGAAAATGCCCACGTCCTCGATGTCAACGTTGACTATGTCGGCCGCGATGGTGAAAAAGACATGCACGCATTGGTGAGCCGGGTGGTCACCAACGTGAATCTTCCTCTGATGCTTGACTCCACGGAGTGGCAAAAAATGGAAGCAGGTCTGAAAGTTGCTGGTGGAAAGTGCATTCTCAACTCCACCAACTATGAAGATGGCGATGAACGATTTTTCAAAGTTTTAGAAATCGCACGTCGATACGGTGCTGGCGTCGTCATCGGCACCATCGATGAAGATGGCATGGCGAGAACGGCCGAGAAGAAAGTTGCGATCGCCAAGCGTGCCTACCGCGACGCTGTGGAGTTTGGTATCCCCGCCAGGGAAATTTTCTATGACCCTCTGGCATTACCAATCTCAACAGGCATTGAGGAAGACCGCCGCAACGGCATCGAAACCATTGAATCCATTCGCAGAATCCGCAATGAACTGCCAGGCGTGCATGTGGTTCTTGGTGTGTCCAATGTGAGCTTTGGCCTTTCCCCTGCGGCACGCATCACACTCAATTCAGTGTTCCTCCACGACTGCTGCGAAGCAGGAATGGACGCAGCGATTGTCTCACCGGCCAAGATTCTTCCCCTGATCAAGATCGATGAAGCTCATCAGCAGGTTTGCCGGGATCTCATCAATGATGCCCGGCGCTTTGATGGTGATGTGTGCTCTTACGATCCACTGACAGAGCTCACAAAGCTGTTTGAAGGTGTCTCAACCAAGGACGCACGGTCCTCTGGACCATCGCTGGCCGACCTGCCGGTGGAAGAGCGCCTGAAGCAACACATTATTGATGGAGAACGGATTGGCCTTGAGGATGCCCTCACCGAGGGACTGGGTCACTACAAACCTCTTCAAATTGTCAACACCTACCTTCTCGATGGCATGAAGGTGGTTGGAGAACTGTTTGGCTCAGGCCAAATGCAGCTTCCTTTCGTTTTGCAGTCGGCAGAAACAATGAAAGCCGCTGTGGCTTTTCTTGAACCCCACATGGAGAAATCTGAAGGGGAACGATCTGCGAAAGCAAAATTCCTAATTGCCACTGTCAAGGGGGATGTTCACGACATCGGCAAAAATCTTGTTGATATTATCCTCACCAATAACGGCTATGAGGTGATCAATCTCGGGATCAAGCAGGACGTTGGCGCCATTATTGCTGCACAACAAGAGCATCAGGCTGACTGCATCGCTATGAGCGGCCTTTTGGTGAAATCAACAGCTTTCATGAAAGATAATTTATCGGCATTTAATGACGCCGGCATCAACGTTCCTGTGATTCTTGGAGGAGCTGCTTTAACTCCTCGATTTGTCAATAAAGACTGCAGTGAGGTCTATGACGGAAAAGTGATTTACGGCCGCGATGCCTTCACTGACCTCCGGTTCATGGATGCCTACGTGGATGCACAACAGTCCGACAGTTGGGACAACATCCAGGGGTTCAAGAACGGCACACCCGACGGCATCTCCCTCGGCGGTGAAACTAATGGCGAAGACGACAGCGCCGCGTCACCGTCTGCCAGCAGCAGTGAAACCGATCAAGACGAAGCAGCTGCATCAGAACCGTTCAGTAGCGAGCGCTCAGCCACAGTTCCAGAGGAGGTGGCTGTTCAGCCGGTCTTCCTGGGGTCAAAAGTTTTGCAGGGTGAATCTGAGATTCCCCTCGAAGAGGTGATCGCTTATCTCGATCGGCAGGCTCTGTTTGCAGGGCAGTGGCAGATGCGCAAGGCCAAAGGCCAATCGCGCGAAGCCTATGAGGCTGACCTGGAGGCCAAGGCAGAGCCGGTGCTCCAACAGTGGCTGAAGCGATCGGTCGAAGAACAACTGCTGCACCCGGCAGTGGCCTACGGCTATTTCCCCTGCGGTCGCGATGGCAATGAGGTGGTGGTCTTCAATCCGGAAGGTTCCCGTGAGCTCGGACGCTTCGCACTTCCCCGCCAACGAAGCGGAAACAGATATTGCATCGCGGATTTCTATCGCGATCTCGACAACGGACGCCCCACTGACGTGCTCCCCATGCAGGCGGTGACCATGGGTGAGCAGGCCTCGCTATTTGCTCAGCGCCTGTTCGAAGCCGATTCCTACAGCGATTACCTCTACTTCCATGGATTAGCGGTTCAGATGGCCGAAGCACTGGCCGAATGGACCCATGCCCGCATCCGCCGTGAATGCGGCTTTGCGGACGCTCAGGGAATGCCACTGCGCGATGTTCTGGCCCAGCGTTACAGGGGCAGTCGTTATTCCTTTGGTTATCCGGCGTGCCCCAATGTTTCCGATTCGCGTCAACAGCTGCTTTGGCTGGGCGCCGAGCGGATCGGACTCAGCATGGATGAAAGCGACCAGCTCCATCCGGAGCAGAGCACCACTGCCCTAGTGGCCCTGCACAGCACAGCTCGCTACTTCAGTGCCTGA